In one window of Planctomycetota bacterium DNA:
- a CDS encoding prepilin-type N-terminal cleavage/methylation domain-containing protein: MIKINKPAGFTILEVLIAASIIAIIMVFALGSLMSIQANYGEQVRIVNLETEINRVGDFITEYMGECKVISPPVTATGHTEITFQVPVAVSGSYCDASGNIYWGAGDTPDWKFVFRFNPNGVVLDETTSRIDYNRDGQLRDRFVHGNMQCLLKDNSDNMVVSSLMGSNIFLRESPLEGDVNGDGMPDPLFLMVNSSGMEDILAGNRLIVNLWLGQSTPQGASYIVNRVTEKRLQNSQSP; the protein is encoded by the coding sequence ATGATTAAAATTAATAAACCAGCCGGATTCACCATACTTGAAGTGCTGATTGCCGCCTCCATAATAGCCATCATTATGGTTTTTGCTTTGGGCAGCCTGATGAGCATCCAGGCCAATTATGGGGAACAGGTTCGGATAGTTAACCTGGAAACCGAGATTAACCGGGTGGGCGATTTTATCACGGAATATATGGGGGAGTGCAAGGTTATTTCTCCTCCGGTCACCGCGACCGGGCATACCGAAATTACCTTCCAGGTACCGGTAGCCGTCAGCGGTTCTTATTGCGATGCCAGCGGCAATATCTACTGGGGCGCCGGAGACACACCCGACTGGAAATTCGTTTTTCGCTTTAATCCGAACGGCGTCGTCCTGGATGAAACAACCAGTCGGATTGATTACAATCGGGATGGCCAGCTCCGGGATAGATTTGTCCATGGTAATATGCAATGCCTACTAAAAGATAATTCGGATAATATGGTAGTGAGTAGTTTAATGGGCAGCAATATCTTCCTGCGGGAATCTCCACTGGAAGGCGATGTGAATGGTGACGGTATGCCTGACCCGTTATTCCTGATGGTTAACAGTTCCGGGATGGAAGATATCCTTGCCGGCAACCGGCTGATTGTCAATCTTTGGTTGGGCCAGTCAACGCCGCAAGGGGCTTCATATATCGTGAACCGGGTTACGGAGAAGCGGCTACAGAATTCCCAATCACCGTGA
- a CDS encoding STAS domain-containing protein: MGQSVIGIRESDGVGELVFQTMKLPDNVVVIGLEGPFDHDTENELMRAITEIQVGGTHHLVFNLSRLSALTSSGIGTFIKIVGSCREKGGNVVIVQPREPAVQEMLRLFGLVNCIDIVDNVNNAVKAILAPL; the protein is encoded by the coding sequence ATGGGTCAATCCGTGATAGGAATCAGGGAAAGTGACGGTGTGGGCGAACTGGTATTCCAGACAATGAAACTGCCGGACAATGTTGTGGTTATTGGACTGGAGGGTCCATTTGACCATGATACGGAAAACGAATTGATGCGAGCCATAACAGAAATACAGGTCGGCGGAACACACCATCTTGTGTTTAACCTGTCCCGGCTGAGCGCCCTTACCTCATCAGGTATCGGTACCTTCATAAAAATAGTCGGCTCCTGCCGGGAGAAGGGCGGCAATGTGGTTATCGTCCAGCCCCGGGAACCGGCGGTCCAGGAAATGCTCCGACTGTTCGGGCTGGTTAATTGCATAGACATAGTAGACAACGTCAATAATGCCGTCAAGGCCATTTTGGCGCCGTTATAA
- a CDS encoding prepilin-type N-terminal cleavage/methylation domain-containing protein, which produces MKLPESAEKGFTLIEVISAMTILSIGILGTTALIPSALYLTQVTQEYDTAKSAAANKMEDIGACDFNQVVTRYHNTYFTVAGLNAPVAQPNPGYISVNNTNPNLLDITVIITWQGALDPNATLNFSMKTMRAND; this is translated from the coding sequence ATGAAATTACCGGAAAGCGCCGAAAAAGGATTTACCCTGATAGAGGTTATCAGCGCCATGACCATCCTGTCCATTGGGATTTTAGGCACCACCGCCCTTATCCCTTCAGCTTTATACCTCACCCAGGTTACCCAGGAATATGACACAGCCAAGTCAGCCGCCGCCAACAAGATGGAAGATATCGGGGCCTGTGACTTCAATCAGGTGGTAACTCGTTATCATAATACCTATTTTACCGTGGCGGGACTAAACGCACCGGTTGCTCAGCCTAACCCGGGTTATATTTCGGTCAATAACACTAATCCTAATCTGCTGGATATTACCGTCATTATCACCTGGCAGGGTGCGCTTGACCCCAATGCGACCCTGAATTTTTCCATGAAAACGATGAGGGCAAATGATTAA
- a CDS encoding STAS domain-containing protein, with protein sequence MGHSVIGIRERYCAGELVLRIMKMQDDNAVVGLEGILDSNTENQFNEAITKMQYEGIHRFVFDLSKLNIITSSGIGSFIKIGNSCRENYGDLIIVQPQPAVQEALQVFGLFNFIRTADNVNNAVKALDN encoded by the coding sequence ATGGGTCATTCTGTCATAGGAATCAGGGAAAGATACTGTGCGGGCGAGTTGGTATTAAGGATAATGAAGATGCAGGATGATAATGCTGTTGTCGGCCTGGAAGGAATTTTGGATAGTAATACCGAAAACCAATTCAATGAGGCAATAACTAAAATGCAGTACGAAGGCATCCATCGCTTTGTCTTTGACTTATCAAAGTTGAATATCATCACCTCTTCGGGCATCGGGTCTTTTATAAAGATAGGGAATTCCTGCCGGGAAAACTATGGTGATCTTATTATCGTCCAGCCCCAGCCGGCCGTCCAGGAGGCATTACAGGTATTCGGGTTGTTCAACTTTATCCGGACGGCAGATAACGTCAATAATGCCGTCAAAGCCCTGGATAATTGA